A region of Numida meleagris isolate 19003 breed g44 Domestic line chromosome 26, NumMel1.0, whole genome shotgun sequence DNA encodes the following proteins:
- the EFTUD2 gene encoding 116 kDa U5 small nuclear ribonucleoprotein component: MDTDLYDEFGNYIGPELDSDDEDDELGRESKELDELEDDDDDDEMGDHDEDHPGMEVVLHEDKKYYPTAEEVYGPEVETIVQEEDTQPLTEPIIKPVKTKKFSLMEQTLPVTVYEMDFLADLMDNSELIRNVTLCGHLHHGKTCFVDCLIEQTHPEIRKRYDQDLCYTDILFTEQERGVGIKSTPVTIVLPDTKGKSFLFNIIDTPGHVNFSDEVTAGLRISDGVVLFIDAAEGVMLNTERLIKHAVQERLAVTVCINKIDRLILELKLPPTDAYYKLRHIVDEVNGLISMYSTDENLVLSPLLGNVCFSSSQYSICFTLGSFAKIYADTYGDINYQEFAKRLWGDIYFNPKTRKFTKKAPTSSSQRSFVEFILEPLYKILAQVVGDVDTTLPRTLDELGIHLTKEELKLNIRPLLRLVCKKFFGEFTGFVDMCVQHIPSPKVGAKTKIEHTYTGGVDSDLGEAMSECDPDGPLMCHTTKMYSTDDGVQFHAFGRVLSGTIHAGQPVKVLGENYTLEDEEDSQICTVGRLWISVARYHIEVNRVPAGNWVLIEGVDQPIVKTATVTEPRGNEEAQIFRPLKFNTTSVIKIAVEPVNPSELPKMLDGLRKVNKSYPSLTTKVEESGEHVILGTGELYLDCVMHDLRKMYSEIDIKVADPVVTFCETVVETSSLKCFAETPNKKNKITMIAEPLEKGLAEDIENEVVQITWNRKKLGEFFQTKYDWDLLAARSIWAFGPDATGPNILVDDTLPSEVDKALLGSVKDSIVQGFQWGTREGPLCDELIRNVKFKILDAVIAQEPLHRGGGQIIPTARRVVYSAFLMATPRLMEPYYFVEVQAPADCVSAVYTVLARRRGHVTQDAPIPGSPLYTIKAFIPAIDSFGFETDLRTHTQGQAFSLSVFHHWQIVPGDPLDKSIVIRPLEPQPAPHLAREFMIKTRRRKGLSEDVSISKFFDDPMLLELAKQDVVLNYPM, encoded by the exons ATGGACACTGACCTGTATGATGAGTTTGGGAACTACATCGGGCCGGAGCTGGACTCCGATGATGAGGACGACGAGCTGGGCCGGGAGTCCAAGGAGCTGGACGAG CTCGAGGACGATGACGACGACGACGAAATGGGGGACCACGATGAGGACCacccagggatggaggtggtGCTGCACGAGGACAAGAAGTACTACCCCACTGCCGAGGAGGTCTACGGGCCCGAAGTGGAGACCATCGTGCAGGAGGAGGACACGCAGCCTCTCACTG agCCTATTATTAAACCTGTGAAAACCAAAAAGTTCTCTTTGATGGAACAGACGTTACCGGTCACCGTCTACGAGATGGA CTTCCTGGCAGATCTGATGGACAACTCCGAGCTGATTCGGAATGTGACTCTGTGTGGGCACCTTCACCACGGCAAG ACTTGTTTTGTTGACTGCCTGATAGAGCAGACGCACCCGGAAATCAGGAAGCGCTATGACCAAGAT CTTTGCTATACTGATATATTGTTCACGGAGCAGGAG aggGGAGTAGGGATCAAGAGCACACCAGTGACCATTGTTCTGCCAGACACCAAAGGAAAGTCTTTTCTCTTCAACATCATTGACACTCCAG gtCACGTCAATTTTTCTGACGAGGTGACGGCTGGCCTTCGTATTTCGGATGGCGTTGTGCTTTTCATTGATGCAGCCGAGGGG GTGATGCTGAACACAGAGAGGCTGATCAAGCACGCGGTGCAGGAACGGCTGGCAGTGACCGTGTGCATCAACAAAATAGACCGCCTGATCCTGGAGCTGAAGTTGCCCCCTACAGATGCTTACTACAAACTCCGACATATTGTGGATGAGGTTAATGGTCTGATCAG CATGTATTCCACCGATGAGAACCTCGTTCTGTCTCCCCTTCTGGGGAACGTGTGTTTCTCCAGCTCGCAGTACAGCATCTGCTTCACGCTGGGATCTTTTGCAAAGATTTATGCAGACACATATG GAGATATCAATTATCAGGAGTTCGCAAAGCGGCTTTGGGGTGACATCTACTTCAACCCAAAAAC GCGGAAGTTCACTAAGAAGGCCCCAaccagcagctcccagcgcAGCTTTGTGGAGTTCATTCTTGAGCCCCTGTACAAGATCTTGGCTCAG GTGGTGGGGGATGTGGACACGACCCTGCCTCGGACTCTGGATGAACTTGGCATCCACCTGACCAAAGAGGAATTGAAATTGAACATTCGGCCGCTCCTGCGGCTTGTCTGCAAGAAGTTCTTTGGGGAGTTCACAG GCTTTGTGGACATGTGTGTGCAGCACATTCCCTCCCCAAAGGTGGGAGCCAAGACGAAAATCGAACACACCTACACCGGTGGCGTTGACTCTGATCTTGGGGAGGCCATGAGTGAATGTGACCCCGAT GGTCCGCTGATGTGCCACACAACAAAAATGTACAGCACAGACGATGGCGTTCAGTTCCACGCCTTTGGCAGAGTGCTCAGCGGTACCATCcatgctgggcagcctgtgaaGGTCCTGGGAGAGAACTACACCTTGGAAGATGAGGAGGATTCCCAGATCTGCACTGTCGGACGCCTCTGGATCTCAGTTGCAAG GTATCACATTGAGGTTAACCGTGTTCCTGCTGGCAACTGGGTGCTGATAGAAGGAGTGGACCAGCCCATTGTGAAGACTGCAACTGTCACGGAGCCGCGAGGCAATGAGGAG GCTCAGATCTTCCGTCCTTTGAAGTTCAACACTACGTCTGTCATCAAAATAGCCGTAGAGCCAGTCAACCCCTCCGAGCTCCCCAAAATGTTGGATGGTCTCCGCAAAGTCAACAAGAGCTACCCATCGCTTACTACAAAG GTGGAAGAGTCTGGAGAACACGTGATCCTGGGGACGGGGGAGCTCTATCTGGATTGTGTGATGCACGATCTGCGGAAGATGTATTCTGAGATTGATATCAAG GTCGCCGACCCAGTTGTGACGTTCTGCGAGACTGTGGTGGAAACGTCCTCtctgaagtgctttgctgaGACTCCCAATAAGAA GAACAAGATCACGATGATTGCCGAGCCTCTGGAGAAGGGACTCGCGGAGGACATTGAAAATGAAGTGGTCCAAATAACGTGGAACAG GAAGAAGCTGGGTGAATTCTTCCAGACCAAGTATGACTGGGATTTGCTGGCTGCCCGTTCCATCTGGGCCTTTGGGCCGGATGCCACTGGCCCAAACATCCTGGTAGATGATACGCTGCCCTCAGAG GTGGACAAGGCGCTGCTGGGCTCCGTGAAGGACAGCATTGTGCAGGGATTTCAGTGGGGGACCAGGGAAGGGCCTCTCTGTGATGAAT tGATCCGCAATGTGAAGTTTAAGATTCTGGACGCAGTGATTGCTCAGGAGCCCTTGCACCGGGGTGGAGGACAGATCATCCCGACGGCGCGGAGAGTGGTGTACTCAGCTTTCCTGATG gCCACCCCTCGCCTGATGGAGCCCTACTACTTCGTGGAGGTGCAGGCCCCAGCTGACTGCGTGTCTGCCGTGTACACCGTGCTGGCGCGGCGCAG AGGCCATGTGACGCAAGACGCTCCGATCCCGGGCTCCCCTCTGTACACCATCAAAGCCTTCATCCCCGCCATCGATTCCTTCGGCTTCGAGACAGACCTGAGGACCCACACGCAGGGACAGGCGTTCTCACTGTCTGTCTTCCACCACTGGCAG ATTGTGCCCGGTGACCCCTTGGACAAAAGCATCGTCATCCGCCCCCTGGAGCCTCAGCCAGCCCCGCATCTGGCCAGGGAGTTCATGATCAAGACCCGGCGCAGGAAG GGCTTGAGTGAGGACGTGAGCATCAGCAAGTTCTTCGACGACCCCATGTTGCTGGAGCTGGCCAAGCAAGACGTCGTTCTCAACTACCCCATGTGA
- the LOC110388573 gene encoding Ig-like V-type domain-containing protein FAM187A, with protein MLQDGALCWLPDGTARSRTPGKVLTAIGRVLEPVSQTPRMETGLLGAVLLLCMADVLHSFAIEEKEDIFKRMVCPAFLMFDNAAYLADMTFELPCNCKPEEVSNVVWYFQKNMGGHETTVLTDFSGNMVIDSGHIHVGSNVLKRFTIRMFSLIVFRAQVSDSGHYLCGTKKGDFFYGYDVDVQPTKHITVAFLDIGQHVQDDYTAKAFSVFTTFWDWTKCDRCGVRGEQRRIGLCYMQSARLHPRYRTVLANVTSCGSRAVPAQLQRSGRRWKPEVAVRSCMVPCAQEDNPQEGVQAISNVIHKLGQKPWLPRVPTQFHKHPLGRDLVIACPEARPEHAVAWDKDSVRLYRSRYLVGVNKTMRVFIDHGNHLHIRRLRFSDRGTYFCWREGKLVAGLRLRVDYQAQRRRSLDDPETIYTIKAISVSYVLVGVIFITVHVCRCCWRVLGCPART; from the coding sequence ATGCTACAGGATGGAGCTCTCTGCTGGTTGCCTGATGGCACAGCACGTTCTAGAACACCTGGAAAGGTTCTAACTGCAATTGGAAGGGTTCTAGAGCCGGTGTCCCAGACACCCAGGATGGAGACGGGGCTGTTGGGAGCCGTCCTTCTCCTCTGCATGGCAGATGTTCTCCACTCTTTTGCGAttgaggagaaagaagataTATTCAAGCGCATGGTGTGTCCTGCTTTCCTGATGTTTGACAATGCTGCCTACTTGGCCGACATGACCTTCGAGCTCCCCTGCAACTGCAAGCCCGAGGAGGTCTCCAACGTCGTCTGGTATTTCCAGAAGAACATGGGAGGCCATGAAACCACCGTCCTGACAGATTTTTCTGGCAACATGGTGATTGACTCGGGCCACATCCACGTGGGCAGCAATGTACTGAAGCGTTTCACCATCCGGATGTTCAGCCTCATTGTTTTCCGTGCCCAGGTGTCGGACTCGGGCCACTACCTGTGCGGCACAAAGAAAGGGGATTTCTTTTACGGCTACGACGTGGACGTGCAGCCCACCAAGCACATCACGGTGGCATTCTTGGACATAGGACAGCACGTCCAGGATGATTACACAGCGAAGGCCTTCAGCGTCTTCACCACCTTCTGGGACTGGACCAAATGCGACCGCTGCGGGGTGCGAGGCGAGCAGCGGCGGATTGGGCTCTGCTACATGCAGAGCGCTCGGCTGCACCCGCGCTACCGCACCGTGCTGGCCAACGTCACCTCCTGCGGCTCCAGGGCCgttccagcacagctccagcgCTCTGGCCGCCGCTGGAAGCCCGAGGTGGCGGTCCGGAGCTGCATGGTCCCGTGTGCGCAGGAGGACAACCCACAGGAAGGCGTGCAGGCCATCTCCAACGTCATCCACAAGCTGGGCCAGAAGCCCTGGCTGCCCCGCGTCCCCACGCAGTTCCACAAGCATCCCCTCGGGAGAGATCTGGTCATCGCCTGCCCCGAGGCCCGACCCGAGCACGCTGTGGCGTGGGACAAGGACTCTGTGCGGCTCTACCGCTCCCGCTACCTCGTGGGTGTCAACAAGACCATGCGCGTCTTCATCGACCACGGAAACCACCTGCACATCCGGCGGCTCCGCTTCAGCGACAGAGGCACCTACTTCTGCTGGAGGGAAGGCAAGCTGGTGGCCGGGCTGAGGCTCAGGGTGGACTACCAGGCCCAGCGCCGCCGCTCGCTCGATGACCCCGAGACGATCTACACCATCAAGGCCATCAGCGTGAGCTACGTCCTCGTTGGGGTCATCTTCATCACCGTCCACGTGTGCCGCTGCTGCTGGCGGGTGCTGGGGTGCCCTGCGAGGACGTAG
- the CCDC103 gene encoding coiled-coil domain-containing protein 103 isoform X1 codes for MPTPSPVYFTLYPLPLPCRDIVLASHLRPLEKKDKMGNKRNVLWNPCVGHTKGQQASELEMPQELDQLPRTSAEFYRDWRRCLKSGKEKYQLLLKLEGKALGRIFQAELGFGLLGEFLTVLAENVCHEDRDAVLQILQSLSGTKRFGLNLDLLSTSEKESTKDLFRKLQGMSGGYWTPGHPSGKAEGEAHLTDTSLQKEAEESRVMELMRCYQTS; via the exons ATGCCAACTCCGTCACCCGTGTATTTCACCTTGtatcctcttcctcttccctgcagGGACATTGTGCTGGCGTCACACCTGAGGCCTCTAGAGAAGAAGGACAAGATGGGGAACAAGAGAAATGTGCTGTGGAACCCCTGTGTGGGCCACACGAAGGGCCAGCAAGCCAGCGAGCTGGAGATGCCCCAG gagCTGGATCAACTGCCCAGAACCTCTGCCGAATTTTACAGAGATTGGCGCAGATGCTTAAAAAGCGGAAAAGAGAAATACCAGCTTTTGCTTAAACTGGAGGGGAAGGCCTTGGGCAGAATCTTTCAGGCTGAGTTGGGTTTTGGCCTCCTGGGGGAGTTCCTTACCGTGCTGGCAGAGAACGTCTGCCATGAAGACAGGGACGCCGTCCTTCAGATCTTACAGAGCCTTTCCGGCACCAAACGCTTTGGGTTAAACCTGGATCTTCTGAGCACATCAGAGAAGGAGAGCACCAAGGATCTGTTCAGGAAGCTGCAGGGCATGAGCGGGGGTTATTGGACCCCTGGCCATCCCAGTGGCAAAGCAGAGGGGGAAGCCCACCTCACAGACaccagcttgcagaaggaaGCTGAGGAAAGCAGAGTGATGGAGCTGATGAGATGTTACCAGAccagctga
- the CCDC103 gene encoding coiled-coil domain-containing protein 103 isoform X2 yields MGNKRNVLWNPCVGHTKGQQASELEMPQELDQLPRTSAEFYRDWRRCLKSGKEKYQLLLKLEGKALGRIFQAELGFGLLGEFLTVLAENVCHEDRDAVLQILQSLSGTKRFGLNLDLLSTSEKESTKDLFRKLQGMSGGYWTPGHPSGKAEGEAHLTDTSLQKEAEESRVMELMRCYQTS; encoded by the exons ATGGGGAACAAGAGAAATGTGCTGTGGAACCCCTGTGTGGGCCACACGAAGGGCCAGCAAGCCAGCGAGCTGGAGATGCCCCAG gagCTGGATCAACTGCCCAGAACCTCTGCCGAATTTTACAGAGATTGGCGCAGATGCTTAAAAAGCGGAAAAGAGAAATACCAGCTTTTGCTTAAACTGGAGGGGAAGGCCTTGGGCAGAATCTTTCAGGCTGAGTTGGGTTTTGGCCTCCTGGGGGAGTTCCTTACCGTGCTGGCAGAGAACGTCTGCCATGAAGACAGGGACGCCGTCCTTCAGATCTTACAGAGCCTTTCCGGCACCAAACGCTTTGGGTTAAACCTGGATCTTCTGAGCACATCAGAGAAGGAGAGCACCAAGGATCTGTTCAGGAAGCTGCAGGGCATGAGCGGGGGTTATTGGACCCCTGGCCATCCCAGTGGCAAAGCAGAGGGGGAAGCCCACCTCACAGACaccagcttgcagaaggaaGCTGAGGAAAGCAGAGTGATGGAGCTGATGAGATGTTACCAGAccagctga